In Helianthus annuus cultivar XRQ/B chromosome 9, HanXRQr2.0-SUNRISE, whole genome shotgun sequence, the following are encoded in one genomic region:
- the LOC110880161 gene encoding uncharacterized protein LOC110880161 isoform X1, protein MASGGNTDNTEHITRNELNKMISDEVTRVIDANVSKLAQEVEGQVLSTVENMITGKVDELKEMIAGIQGKKEARRCTYKDFMACKPTTFDGEIDPIECQRWIANMEGVFIRSHCDKEDQVMFATGQLMRRAKDWWDSYSKEIGENRVQTLTWQEFKQPFIKYHCPQSAVDRIQEDFLRLRQRDESVNEITNTFLDQLKFCEEIVGTERKKIIRYHGMLKAEIREFITPSKCETLDEIIDLARDREIEIKRQDERGEKRQAEKGSTQGSSKKPKTQDQGKKEASKGGFPRCKTCGKPHSGECLLGRKGCYNCG, encoded by the coding sequence ATGGCAAGTGGAGGAAACACGGATAACACGGAACATATAACTCGGAACGAGTTAAACAAGATGATCTCGGATGAAGTAACGAGGGTAATTGATGCAAATGTTTCCAAGCTAGCACAAGAGGTGGAGGGCCAAGTACTTAGTACGGTAGAAAATATGATCACGGGCAAGGTGGATGAATTGAAGGAAATGATAGCTGGAATTCAAGGCAAGAAAGAGGCAAGACGGTGCACCTACAAGGATTTTATGGCATGTAAGCCTACGACCTTTGACGGGGAAATCGACCCCATAGAATGCCAAAGATGGATAGCTAACATGGAAGGGGTATTCATTCGGAGTCATTGTGACAAGGAAGACCAAGTCATGTTTGCCACGGGGCAACTCATGCGAAGGGCTAAAGATTGGTGGGACTCGTATAGTAAGGAGATTGGAGAAAATCGAGTTCAAACCTTGACTTGGCAAGAATTCAAACAGCCTTTTATCAAGTACCATTGTCCACAATCGGCTGTGGATCGAATTCAAGAAGATTTTCTCCGGTTGCGACAAAGGGATGAATCAGTTAACGAAATCACGAACACTTTCCTCGATCAACTGAAGTTTTGTGAAGAAATAGTTGGAACAGAAAGGAAGAAGATTATTCGTTATCATGGCATGCTCAAAGCTGAAATACGGGAGTTCATAACTCCTTCAAAATGTGAAACGTTGGACGAGATCATTGATTTAGCAAGGGATAGAGAAATCGAGATAAAGAGACAAGATGAACGTGGGGAGAAAAGGCAAGCCGAGAAGGGGTCAACTCAAGGCTCATCTAAGAAACCCAAAACGCAAGATCAAGGAAAGAAGGAAGCTTCCAAAGGCGGGTTCCCACGATGCAAAACATGTGGAAAACCCCATTCCGGTGAGTGCTTATTGGGAAGGAAGGGGTGTTACAATTGCGGGTAA